A single region of the Fenollaria sporofastidiosus genome encodes:
- a CDS encoding NAD-dependent protein deacylase, translating into MLDIDLLVEEVKKSKHMVFFGGAGVSTESGIPDFRGAGGIYTDRLYEGYEPEVVLSNKFYHAHPDIFFDFCRDKVIYENVKPNEGHKALARLEEMGILKAVITQNIDNLHQDAGSKRVIELHGNINRSYCTKCHKEFDAMYIKHSKGTCTCDECGAIIKPDVVLYGEALDQDVMLDAISEVSKADLLLVAGTSLKVYPAAGLIRYFNSENLIIINKDKTSYDRYAKLVFNDGFGKILKEVVDRIDI; encoded by the coding sequence ATGCTTGATATTGATCTTCTTGTAGAAGAGGTAAAAAAGTCAAAGCATATGGTTTTCTTCGGAGGTGCAGGCGTATCGACTGAAAGCGGTATACCTGACTTTAGAGGAGCAGGGGGCATTTATACCGACAGGCTTTATGAAGGATACGAACCAGAAGTTGTTTTGAGTAATAAATTTTATCATGCTCATCCAGACATATTCTTCGACTTTTGTAGAGATAAAGTCATATATGAGAATGTTAAACCTAATGAAGGCCACAAGGCACTCGCAAGACTAGAAGAAATGGGTATACTTAAGGCTGTTATTACTCAAAATATTGATAATTTGCATCAAGATGCAGGAAGCAAAAGAGTTATAGAGCTACATGGTAATATCAACAGATCCTACTGCACTAAGTGTCATAAAGAGTTTGATGCAATGTATATCAAGCACTCTAAGGGCACATGCACTTGTGATGAGTGCGGTGCAATAATTAAACCAGATGTTGTATTATATGGCGAAGCCTTAGACCAAGATGTCATGCTTGATGCTATAAGTGAAGTGTCGAAGGCAGATTTATTGCTAGTTGCTGGAACATCTTTAAAAGTATATCCAGCAGCTGGACTAATTAGATACTTTAACTCAGAAAATCTTATTATTATAAATAAAGATAAAACATCTTATGATAGATATGCTAAGCTTGTCTTTAATGATGGCTTTGGCAAGATATTAAAAGAAGTGGTGGATAGAATTGACATATGA
- a CDS encoding uracil-xanthine permease family protein → MKASLSIKKSILALQHLIAMFGATVLVPILTGLDPSVALFSAGCGTLIFHYCTKKKVPVFLGSSFAFIPVIVQVATKYGDLRYAQGGMLVAGLVYVLFSFFIRGIGIEKIQKILPPQVIGPMIIVIGFNLLPTAFNMAKTSYIVAGLTLALAVAWPFLVKGFLKQISILVAVIFGYVLSVAFKLVDFTAINNAQYFAVPNFTLPLFDIEAIIIIVPIIFAVFMEHLGDITTNGAVVGQNFIEDPGLNRTLLGDGLATVFASLIGGPANTTYGENTGVLAITKNYDPSILRLAAVFAIILGFVGKLGGFLRTIPQAVMGGISIMLFSMIGFIGIRNIRDNHVKFNIKNIIVMGSILFIGFSGGLFKELFGFSIELPITSNISLNGLSLAAIVGILLNAMLNGVKRDA, encoded by the coding sequence ATGAAAGCATCTCTTAGTATTAAGAAATCGATTTTAGCTTTACAACACTTGATTGCTATGTTTGGAGCCACAGTTTTAGTTCCAATACTTACAGGACTTGATCCATCAGTAGCACTTTTCAGTGCAGGCTGCGGTACACTTATATTTCACTATTGCACAAAGAAAAAAGTGCCAGTATTTTTAGGATCATCCTTTGCATTTATACCAGTTATAGTGCAAGTAGCAACAAAGTATGGCGACCTAAGATACGCTCAAGGAGGTATGTTGGTTGCTGGTTTAGTCTATGTATTATTTTCATTCTTCATCAGAGGCATAGGTATAGAAAAAATACAAAAGATACTACCACCTCAAGTAATTGGTCCTATGATTATAGTTATAGGCTTCAATCTATTGCCAACAGCATTTAATATGGCAAAGACATCATATATTGTAGCTGGACTTACTCTAGCTCTTGCTGTAGCTTGGCCATTTCTAGTAAAAGGTTTCTTAAAGCAAATATCAATACTCGTTGCAGTTATATTTGGCTATGTACTATCAGTTGCTTTTAAACTAGTTGACTTCACAGCGATAAATAACGCTCAATATTTTGCAGTGCCAAACTTTACTTTGCCGCTATTTGACATTGAAGCGATAATAATTATAGTTCCTATAATATTCGCAGTATTTATGGAACACCTAGGAGACATAACTACTAACGGAGCAGTAGTTGGTCAAAACTTCATTGAAGATCCTGGTCTAAATAGAACATTATTAGGAGACGGATTGGCTACAGTATTTGCTTCACTAATAGGCGGTCCTGCCAATACAACTTATGGCGAAAACACAGGCGTTTTAGCAATTACTAAGAATTACGATCCATCAATACTAAGACTTGCAGCTGTATTTGCAATTATCCTAGGCTTTGTAGGTAAGCTTGGCGGATTCTTAAGAACTATACCTCAAGCAGTTATGGGTGGTATATCCATAATGTTATTCTCAATGATAGGCTTTATCGGAATTAGAAATATTAGAGATAATCATGTTAAATTTAATATTAAAAATATAATAGTTATGGGATCAATTTTATTTATAGGTTTCTCAGGCGGTTTATTTAAAGAGCTATTTGGGTTTTCTATAGAACTTCCAATAACTTCCAATATTAGCCTTAACGGTCTTAGTTTAGCTGCTATCGTTGGTATTTTATTAAACGCAATGCTAAATGGAGTAAAGAGGGATGCTTGA
- the prfA gene encoding peptide chain release factor 1 has protein sequence MLEKLNFIEDKYKELGEKVMDPDLLKDMKEYQKTMKEYADLKPIVDRYKEYQTYLKELKDTEEMLNENLDDEMRELAKEDLKNLQENIEKAEEDLKIMLIPKDPNDERNVIMEIRGGIGGEEAALFAGDLFRMYSMYADKRGYRTEIMSTNETGIGGYKEVIFMITGKGAYSRLKHESGVHRVQRVPETEASGRIHTSAATVAVMPEADDVEIEINENDLKIDVYRASGHGGQCVNTTDSAVRITHVPSGLVVTCQDEKSQLKNKEKAMKVLKSRLYDKMLQEQNDELAKLKKGQVGSGDRSERIRTYNFPQGRVTDHRINLTLYRLEDFLNGDLDEMIDALLTHEQAEKLKELEA, from the coding sequence ATGTTAGAAAAATTAAATTTTATTGAAGACAAGTACAAAGAACTTGGCGAAAAAGTTATGGACCCAGATCTTTTAAAAGATATGAAAGAGTATCAAAAGACAATGAAGGAGTATGCTGACTTAAAGCCAATAGTTGATAGATATAAAGAATATCAAACTTATCTAAAAGAACTTAAGGATACTGAAGAAATGCTTAATGAAAATCTTGATGATGAAATGAGAGAACTTGCTAAAGAAGATTTAAAGAATTTGCAAGAAAACATCGAGAAAGCTGAAGAAGACCTTAAGATTATGCTTATACCAAAGGACCCTAATGATGAAAGAAACGTTATCATGGAAATCAGAGGCGGTATAGGCGGGGAAGAAGCTGCACTATTTGCAGGCGACTTATTTAGAATGTACTCTATGTATGCTGATAAGAGAGGCTACAGAACAGAAATTATGAGTACTAACGAAACTGGTATTGGTGGCTACAAAGAAGTTATATTTATGATAACAGGAAAAGGCGCTTACTCAAGATTAAAACATGAGTCTGGGGTACACAGAGTACAAAGAGTACCAGAGACTGAGGCATCAGGAAGAATTCATACTTCAGCTGCGACAGTTGCAGTTATGCCTGAAGCTGATGACGTAGAAATCGAAATTAATGAAAACGATCTTAAGATAGATGTTTATAGAGCGAGCGGCCACGGTGGACAATGCGTTAATACAACTGACTCAGCTGTTAGAATTACACACGTACCTTCAGGACTTGTAGTTACATGCCAAGACGAAAAATCACAATTAAAGAACAAAGAAAAAGCAATGAAGGTTCTTAAATCAAGACTGTATGACAAGATGCTACAAGAACAAAACGATGAACTAGCTAAGCTTAAGAAGGGCCAAGTAGGTTCAGGAGACAGGTCTGAAAGAATTAGGACATATAACTTCCCACAAGGAAGGGTAACTGATCATAGAATCAATTTAACTTTATATAGATTGGAAGACTTTTTGAACGGGGATTTAGATGAGATGATAGACGCTCTACTAACTCACGAACAAGCAGAAAAATTAAAAGAATTGGAGGCATAA
- the prmC gene encoding peptide chain release factor N(5)-glutamine methyltransferase, with translation MVVKNLIIKALLDIEESGKKIPNPMGEIYMLLEHLTQKDKLFLTLNKDFEVNEEEFFKLLNKRLNDTPMAYIIGKKYFRNIVLKTDERALIPRFCTEELIDIVNKYIKAGDKILDMCTGTGAIALAIKNENPSVELSLSDISKDALDLSRENALLNNLSVNFILSDLFDNITDTYDILIANPPYISKEEYINLEADLFKEPKLALVGGDLGYEYYEKIIKQAREKIKRMVFFEIGYDQGNIVKDILEKNNYKNIKIYKDLEGFDRFISACI, from the coding sequence TTGGTAGTTAAGAATTTAATTATTAAGGCTTTGTTAGATATAGAAGAGTCAGGAAAGAAAATTCCCAACCCTATGGGCGAGATATACATGCTTTTAGAGCATCTTACTCAGAAGGATAAGCTATTTTTAACTTTGAACAAAGACTTTGAAGTAAACGAAGAAGAGTTTTTTAAACTGCTAAATAAGAGGTTGAATGACACTCCCATGGCTTACATCATAGGCAAGAAGTATTTTAGAAACATTGTTCTAAAAACTGATGAAAGGGCACTAATACCAAGATTTTGCACTGAAGAATTAATAGATATTGTTAATAAATACATCAAAGCTGGTGACAAAATCTTAGATATGTGCACTGGAACTGGAGCCATTGCTCTTGCTATTAAAAATGAGAATCCATCAGTAGAATTAAGCTTATCTGATATTTCAAAAGATGCCTTAGACTTATCAAGGGAAAATGCTTTACTGAACAATTTATCTGTAAATTTTATTTTATCGGATTTATTTGATAATATTACTGACACTTATGATATACTTATAGCGAACCCACCGTACATTTCTAAGGAAGAATATATTAATCTGGAAGCGGATTTATTTAAAGAGCCAAAACTTGCCTTAGTAGGCGGTGATTTGGGATATGAATACTATGAAAAAATCATTAAACAGGCTAGAGAGAAGATTAAACGAATGGTATTTTTCGAGATTGGATACGATCAAGGAAATATTGTAAAAGATATATTAGAAAAGAATAATTATAAAAATATTAAAATCTACAAGGATCTTGAAGGCTTTGATAGATTTATTTCTGCCTGCATTTAG